A stretch of Gossypium hirsutum isolate 1008001.06 chromosome A06, Gossypium_hirsutum_v2.1, whole genome shotgun sequence DNA encodes these proteins:
- the LOC107962895 gene encoding probable carboxylesterase 17, with protein sequence MSIVAEAPNYLQVFSDGSVKRFAPEIPPTSEESSSGYKSKDVIIDLSKAITGRIFLPDIPGPCTSSLPVLVYFHGGGFCIGSTTWLGYHHFLGDFAVVSHSIVLSVDYRLAPEHRLPIAYDDCYSSLEWLCSQVSNEPWLKQADISRVFLSGDSAGGNIVHQVAIKAMRNETLRVKVKGLLLIHPFFGSEERTEKERADGATGYVAMNDMFWKLSIPDGSNRDYFGCNFKKQEVSETEWREFPAVTVYVAGLDFLKERGVMYVEFLQRKEVKRVKLVETENKSHVFHVFHPKSEATCSLQQQMSEFMKNN encoded by the coding sequence ATGTCTATAGTAGCAGAAGCACCCAATTACCTTCAGGTCTTTTCTGATGGTTCCGTAAAACGGTTTGCACCTGAAATACCTCCCACCTCTGAAGAATCCTCTAGTGGATACAAGTCTAAGGACGTGATCATCGATCTGTCAAAAGCTATAACTGGGAGGATTTTCCTTCCTGATATCCCAGGACCATGCACCTCATCACTTCCAGTTCTTGTCTATTTTCATGGTGGTGGGTTTTGCATCGGCTCAACCACGTGGCTTGGCTACCATCATTTCCTTGGAGATTTTGCCGTCGTGTCACATTCCATTGTTCTTTCGGTTGACTACCGTTTGGCACCTGAACATCGCCTCCCTATAGCTTACGATGACTGTTATAGCTCCCTGGAATGGCTGTGCAGCCAAGTTAGTAATGAACCGTGGTTGAAGCAAGCTGATATCTCTCGTGTGTTTCTCTCCGGAGACAGTGCCGGTGGGAACATCGTTCATCAGGTTGCTATTAAAGCAATGAGAAACGAAACTTTACGTGTTAAGGTTAAAGGGTTATTATTGATACATCCATTTTTTGGCAGTGAAGAAAGGACTGAGAAAGAGAGGGCAGATGGTGCAACTGGCTATGTAGCAATGAATGACATGTTTTGGAAACTAAGCATACCCGATGGTTCAAACCGTGATTACTTCGGATGTAACTTCAAGAAACAAGAGGTTTCAGAAACCGAATGGAGAGAATTTCCTGCGGTGACGGTTTACGTGGCTGGCTTGGATTTCTTGAAGGAAAGAGGAGTGATGTATGTAGAGTTTTTGCAGAGGAAAGAAGTGAAAAGGGTGAAACTCGTCGAAACCGAAAACAAGTCCCATGTCTTCCATGTGTTTCATCCGAAATCAGAGGCGACTTGTTCGCTCCAGCAACAGATGAGTGAGTTCATGAAGAACAATTAA
- the LOC121230627 gene encoding TSET complex member tstD → MEFHLRKDYTGELSWLNWELIISRVQEMKSALFVSSQKSVYIVYTVLGGVRIYIVGKDEYDELALTEVMFVITSSIKDACGKSPSERLFLDKYG, encoded by the exons ATGGAGTTCCATCTGAGGAAAGATTACACTGGAGAACTTTCTTGGTTAAATTGGGAGCTGATAATCTCAAGGGTGCAAGAAATGAAGAGCGCGCTTTTTGTTTCTTCACAAAA GTCAGTTTACATTGTTTACACAGTGCTGGGAGGTGTCCGCATATACATTGTCGGCAAGGATGAGTATGATGAACTTGCTC TGACTGAGGTGATGTTTGTAATAACCTCTTCAATCAAGGATGCCTGTGGGAAATCTCCAAGTGAACGCTTGTTTCTTGATAAATATGGATAG
- the LOC107962897 gene encoding protein BUNDLE SHEATH DEFECTIVE 2, chloroplastic isoform X4, whose product MASASYSPHLLPFPSTKKPRTIFSCSACNPKVFPYHGAFRACSATKLQSVIKAKAAPSNRNTKPNSVICGDCDGNGAVVCSQCKGSGVNPVDFFNGQFKAGDSCWLCGKEMLCGNCNGAGFIGGFMNTDDD is encoded by the exons ATGGCCTCTGCTTCATACTCGCCACATTTACTACCCTTTCCATCCACAAAAAAACCAA GGACAATATTCAGTTGTAGTGCTTGCAATCCCAAGGTTTTTCCTTATCATGGTGCCTTTCGAGCCTGCTCCGCTACTAAACTTCAATCTGTGATAAAAGCCAAG GCTGCCCCAAGTAACCGAAACACCAAACCCAATAGTGTCATCTGTGGTGATTGCGATGGAAATG GTGCAGTTGTTTGCTCTCAATGCAAAGGCAGTGGAGTCAACCCTGTTGATTTCTTTAATGGACAATTCAAAGCCGGTGATTCCTGTTGGCTTTGCGG AAAGGAGATGTTATGTGGAAATTGCAATGGTGCTGGCTTCATTGGGGGGTTTATGAACACTGATGATGACTAG
- the LOC107962897 gene encoding protein BUNDLE SHEATH DEFECTIVE 2, chloroplastic isoform X3, with the protein MASASYSPHLLPFPSTKKPTGTIFSCSACNPKVFPYHGAFRACSATKLQSVIKAKAAPSNRNTKPNSVICGDCDGNGAVVCSQCKGSGVNPVDFFNGQFKAGDSCWLCGKEMLCGNCNGAGFIGGFMNTDDD; encoded by the exons ATGGCCTCTGCTTCATACTCGCCACATTTACTACCCTTTCCATCCACAAAAAAACCAA CAGGGACAATATTCAGTTGTAGTGCTTGCAATCCCAAGGTTTTTCCTTATCATGGTGCCTTTCGAGCCTGCTCCGCTACTAAACTTCAATCTGTGATAAAAGCCAAG GCTGCCCCAAGTAACCGAAACACCAAACCCAATAGTGTCATCTGTGGTGATTGCGATGGAAATG GTGCAGTTGTTTGCTCTCAATGCAAAGGCAGTGGAGTCAACCCTGTTGATTTCTTTAATGGACAATTCAAAGCCGGTGATTCCTGTTGGCTTTGCGG AAAGGAGATGTTATGTGGAAATTGCAATGGTGCTGGCTTCATTGGGGGGTTTATGAACACTGATGATGACTAG
- the LOC107962898 gene encoding DEAD-box ATP-dependent RNA helicase 15 isoform X1: MGETRDNDAYEEELLDYEEEEEKAPDSVTAKVNGEAGKKGYVGIHSSGFRDFLLKPELLRAIVDSGFEHPSEVQHECIPQAILGMDVICQAKSGMGKTAVFVLSSLQQIEPTPGQVIALVLCHTRELAYQICHEFERFSTYLPDIKVAVFYGGVNVKVHKDLLKNECPHIVVGTPGRILALARDKDLSLKNVRHFILDECDKMLESLDMRRDVQEIFKMTPHDKQVMMFSATLSKEIRPVCKKFMQDPMEIYVDDEAKLTLHGLVQHYIKLSELEKNRKLNDLLDALDFNQVVIFVKSVNRAAELNKLLVECNFPSICIHSGMSQEERLTRYKGFKEGHKRILVATDLVGRGIDIERVNIVINYDMPDSADTYLHRVGRAGRFGTKGLAITFVSSTSDSDVLNQVQERFEVDIKELPEQIDTSTYMPS; the protein is encoded by the exons ATGGGAGAAACGAGGGACAACGATGCTTACGAGGAAGAGCTTCTCGACTacgaggaagaagaagagaaagcaCCTGACTCCGTGACTGCTAAAGTCAACGGCGAGGCCGGGAAGAA GGGCTATGTTGGGATTCACAGTTCAGGATTCAGAGACTTCCTTTTGAAGCCAGAGCTTCTTCGGGCAATTGTTGACTCTGGGTTTGAGCACCCTTCCGAAG TGCAACATGAATGTATTCCCCAAGCCATACTGGGTATGGATGTCATTTGCCAAGCTAAATCAGGGATGGGAAAGACTGCAGTTTTTGTTTTGTCATCATTACAGCAGATTGAGCCAACTCCAGGACAAGTTATTGCCCTCGTTTTATGCCATACAAGAGAGTTAGCTTATCAG ATTTGTCATGAGTTTGAGAGGTTCAGTACTTACCTGCCTGATATTAAGGTTGCTGTCTTCTATGGTGGTGTCAACGTCAAAGTACACAAAGATCTGCTGAAAAATGAATGCCCCCACATTGTTGTTGGGACACCTGGAAGGATATTGGCTCTGGCTAGAGACAAGGACCTTTCATTGAAGAATGTCAGGCATTTCATTCTTGATGAATGTGACAAGATGCTTGAATCACTCG ACATGAGGAGAGATGTGCAGGAAATTTTCAAGATGACCCCCCATGATAAGCAAGTTATGATGTTTTCTGCTACGCTCAGCAAAGAAATTCGCCCCGTTTGCAAGAAATTTATGCAAGAT CCAATGGAAATTTATGTGGACGACGAGGCCAAGTTGACCCTTCACGGTCTTGTGCAG CACTACATCAAATTGAGTGAGCTGGAGAAAAACCGCAAGTTGAATGACCTCCTTGATGCATTGGACTTCAACCAAGTTGTTATCTTTGTCAAAAGTGTGAACCGAGCTGCTGAGTTAAACAAGTTACTTGTAGAGTGTAATTTTCCTTCTATATGCATCCACTCTGGCATGTCCCAGGAGGAAAG GCTGACTCGGTACAAGGGTTTCAAGGAGGGGCATAAAAGAATTCTAGTGGCCACAGATTTGGTTGGAAGGGGAATTGACATTGAACGTGTTAACATTGTCATCAACTACGATATGCCAGATTCTGCTGATACATACCTGCACAGG GTTGGTAGGGCTGGTAGGTTTGGTACCAAGGGTCTTGCAATTACATTTGTTTCATCTACTTCAGATTCTGATGTGCTCAATCAG GTCCAGGAGAGGTTTGAGGTGGATATAAAGGAGCTTCCTGAGCAGATTGATACATCTACATACA TGCCATCATAA
- the LOC107962898 gene encoding DEAD-box ATP-dependent RNA helicase 15 isoform X2, whose protein sequence is MDVICQAKSGMGKTAVFVLSSLQQIEPTPGQVIALVLCHTRELAYQICHEFERFSTYLPDIKVAVFYGGVNVKVHKDLLKNECPHIVVGTPGRILALARDKDLSLKNVRHFILDECDKMLESLDMRRDVQEIFKMTPHDKQVMMFSATLSKEIRPVCKKFMQDPMEIYVDDEAKLTLHGLVQHYIKLSELEKNRKLNDLLDALDFNQVVIFVKSVNRAAELNKLLVECNFPSICIHSGMSQEERLTRYKGFKEGHKRILVATDLVGRGIDIERVNIVINYDMPDSADTYLHRVGRAGRFGTKGLAITFVSSTSDSDVLNQVQERFEVDIKELPEQIDTSTYMPS, encoded by the exons ATGGATGTCATTTGCCAAGCTAAATCAGGGATGGGAAAGACTGCAGTTTTTGTTTTGTCATCATTACAGCAGATTGAGCCAACTCCAGGACAAGTTATTGCCCTCGTTTTATGCCATACAAGAGAGTTAGCTTATCAG ATTTGTCATGAGTTTGAGAGGTTCAGTACTTACCTGCCTGATATTAAGGTTGCTGTCTTCTATGGTGGTGTCAACGTCAAAGTACACAAAGATCTGCTGAAAAATGAATGCCCCCACATTGTTGTTGGGACACCTGGAAGGATATTGGCTCTGGCTAGAGACAAGGACCTTTCATTGAAGAATGTCAGGCATTTCATTCTTGATGAATGTGACAAGATGCTTGAATCACTCG ACATGAGGAGAGATGTGCAGGAAATTTTCAAGATGACCCCCCATGATAAGCAAGTTATGATGTTTTCTGCTACGCTCAGCAAAGAAATTCGCCCCGTTTGCAAGAAATTTATGCAAGAT CCAATGGAAATTTATGTGGACGACGAGGCCAAGTTGACCCTTCACGGTCTTGTGCAG CACTACATCAAATTGAGTGAGCTGGAGAAAAACCGCAAGTTGAATGACCTCCTTGATGCATTGGACTTCAACCAAGTTGTTATCTTTGTCAAAAGTGTGAACCGAGCTGCTGAGTTAAACAAGTTACTTGTAGAGTGTAATTTTCCTTCTATATGCATCCACTCTGGCATGTCCCAGGAGGAAAG GCTGACTCGGTACAAGGGTTTCAAGGAGGGGCATAAAAGAATTCTAGTGGCCACAGATTTGGTTGGAAGGGGAATTGACATTGAACGTGTTAACATTGTCATCAACTACGATATGCCAGATTCTGCTGATACATACCTGCACAGG GTTGGTAGGGCTGGTAGGTTTGGTACCAAGGGTCTTGCAATTACATTTGTTTCATCTACTTCAGATTCTGATGTGCTCAATCAG GTCCAGGAGAGGTTTGAGGTGGATATAAAGGAGCTTCCTGAGCAGATTGATACATCTACATACA TGCCATCATAA
- the LOC107962897 gene encoding protein BUNDLE SHEATH DEFECTIVE 2, chloroplastic isoform X2, whose translation MASASYSPHLLPFPSTKKPRTIFSCSACNPKVFPYHGAFRACSATKLQSVIKAKAAPSNRNTKPNSVICGDCDGNGAVVCSQCKGSGVNPVDFFNGQFKAGDSCWLCGGRKEMLCGNCNGAGFIGGFMNTDDD comes from the exons ATGGCCTCTGCTTCATACTCGCCACATTTACTACCCTTTCCATCCACAAAAAAACCAA GGACAATATTCAGTTGTAGTGCTTGCAATCCCAAGGTTTTTCCTTATCATGGTGCCTTTCGAGCCTGCTCCGCTACTAAACTTCAATCTGTGATAAAAGCCAAG GCTGCCCCAAGTAACCGAAACACCAAACCCAATAGTGTCATCTGTGGTGATTGCGATGGAAATG GTGCAGTTGTTTGCTCTCAATGCAAAGGCAGTGGAGTCAACCCTGTTGATTTCTTTAATGGACAATTCAAAGCCGGTGATTCCTGTTGGCTTTGCGG GGGCAGAAAGGAGATGTTATGTGGAAATTGCAATGGTGCTGGCTTCATTGGGGGGTTTATGAACACTGATGATGACTAG
- the LOC107962897 gene encoding protein BUNDLE SHEATH DEFECTIVE 2, chloroplastic isoform X1 produces MASASYSPHLLPFPSTKKPTGTIFSCSACNPKVFPYHGAFRACSATKLQSVIKAKAAPSNRNTKPNSVICGDCDGNGAVVCSQCKGSGVNPVDFFNGQFKAGDSCWLCGGRKEMLCGNCNGAGFIGGFMNTDDD; encoded by the exons ATGGCCTCTGCTTCATACTCGCCACATTTACTACCCTTTCCATCCACAAAAAAACCAA CAGGGACAATATTCAGTTGTAGTGCTTGCAATCCCAAGGTTTTTCCTTATCATGGTGCCTTTCGAGCCTGCTCCGCTACTAAACTTCAATCTGTGATAAAAGCCAAG GCTGCCCCAAGTAACCGAAACACCAAACCCAATAGTGTCATCTGTGGTGATTGCGATGGAAATG GTGCAGTTGTTTGCTCTCAATGCAAAGGCAGTGGAGTCAACCCTGTTGATTTCTTTAATGGACAATTCAAAGCCGGTGATTCCTGTTGGCTTTGCGG GGGCAGAAAGGAGATGTTATGTGGAAATTGCAATGGTGCTGGCTTCATTGGGGGGTTTATGAACACTGATGATGACTAG
- the LOC107962896 gene encoding SPX domain-containing protein 2 yields MKFCKSLSILIEEALPDWRDKFFPYKDLKKQLKLIYPKDASEKQPNKRPRLDSLDGGDGEESEVSKEVMDFVLLLENEVEKFNTFFVEKEEDYVIKWRELQDRAEKAKASDGELMNVGREIVDFHGEMVLLENYSALNYTGLVKIIKKYDKRSGALVRLPFIQKVLQQPFYRTDVLNELVKECEMVLDRLFSTNEPSALPDVTNEKDHKPDTSSRNNENLLKVPKELAEIKDMENMYMKQTLSALHVLKEIRSGSSTVSVFSLPPLQNRALDDQKKITVLEQAAK; encoded by the exons ATGAAGTTTTGTAAGAGCTTAAGCATATTGATCGAAGAAGCGTTGCCTGATTGGAGAGATAAGTTTTTTCCTTACAAGGATTTGAAGAAGCAGTTGAAGTTGATATACCCCAAAGATGCGAGCGAGAAGCAGCCTAACAAACGGCCCAGATTAGATTCATTGGACGGTGGGGATGGGGAGGAGAGCGAGGTTTCCAAGGAGGTGATGGATTTCGTTTTGTTGTTGGAAAATGAAGTGGAGAAATTCAATACCTTTTTCGTTGAAAAAGAAGAGGATTATGTTATCAAATGGAGg GAACTGCAAGATAGAGCAGAAAAGGCCAAAGCATCAGATGGAGAGTTGATGAATGTTGGAAGGGAGATTGTGGATTTTCACGGAGAGATGGTTCTGTTGGAGAATTACAGTGCCCTTAACTATACAG GACTAGTGAAGATAATAAAGAAATACGACAAGCGAAGCGGTGCTCTTGTTCGCTTGCCCTTCATTCAAAAGGTCTTGCAACAACCGTTCTACCGGACCGATGTTCTTAATGAGCTTGTGAAGGAGTGTGAGATGGTACTTGATCGTCTTTTCTCCACAAATGAACCATCGGCATTACCTGATGTAACCAACGAGAAAGACCACAAACCTGATACTTCTAGCAGAAATAATGAAAACTTGCTCAAAGTTCCAAAAGAACTTGCAGAAATCAAGGATATGGAGAACATGTATATGAAGCAAACTTTGTCAGCACTACACGTCTTGAAAGAGATCCGGAGCGGAAGCTCAACCGTGAGCGTGTTCTCACTGCCGCCTTTGCAAAATCGTGCATTGGATGATCAGAAGAAAATTACTGTGTTAGAACAGGCAGCCAAATAA